In Nostoc sphaeroides, the genomic window GTTGATTCTCCTAAAAATTTGATCTCATTAAGAGCAATCACGTTGTAGAGCTTGTCAAAGGTTCCAGTAACTCCGACAAAGTTTGGTAAATCTGAACTTAATGAAAAATAAATGAAGGTAACACGATTGTAATCAACAATAGACTCTTGGGTATCTTTGCCTGTATAGCTATCAATGATAGGGAAACGCCAGGCTTCACAAATACGTCCTCGTGGATCACTTGCACCAAATTGATTGTTGTAGTTATGACGAATATCTGTGTTTGATCTTGCGAGGTATTTAGTACAATGATTTAAAATATATTGATGATCTGTGTCCAAAATTTTTACTTGCATAAGTTCACACTAAATCTATTGGTATAATGAATTAAGAAAAATATGGTTATTCCGCTAATTTTATGGTAGAAAAACAATTCAAATAGCTAGAAGTACTAAGAGCCAAGTTTTTAGCCATTAATTCTTACTAAGGGAGTTAAAGTGTATTTTTAGCTAATCGTTATCTGGATAGTGAATGGAAAAGTAAATTTAGTATTCCCTGAATTCAAAAATCTAAAATTAGCTCCTATACCACTGAAGTTTGCAATGTAAAAATACTAACTCGCATAGCCGTTATTTTTAAGGTTGTTATTCGTGCAAATTCTCATGTCAACGTTTAAATACATTTTAGCAGTATGAGTATATTTACGATATTAAATAATCTGAAGAAAATAGACAATTTTGTTATCAATACCTTCGCCAAAATAAGAGGGTAAAAAAATTTTGGCAAAAATGGCAAAATAACCGATACATAAGCCTTGAGCTTACAAGGTAGGTTAGAGGCTCAAACCCTTGATAATACGACAGTACGCCAAAAAAAGCCTTGCGATAAATCGGGAAGGAATTTTTAGGGCTTATTATTTTTGCCCAACCCTAGAGGAAAGGACGTTAATACATAAACTTACCCTCGTAAATTGGCAAAGGTATTGGTTATTTGTCAATATTTATAGGGCTGGTCTTGAGTTCTAAGTTTTTCATCCTCAATTTATAGCTCCACAGTTTAAAGATATTCTCATCAATTAACAATTAAGTTTTTTGAGCGTGCCAATAGTAAGGTATAAGCAACTTTTTTCCCTTCTCTTGTTATCGTAATATCTACGCAAACAAAATATCTTTGACTTCACCTCCTATCTCCCCTTAACCGAACAGTATTGTAACTACCCTTGGTTATGCGATCGCAAATTCTGAATCTTTCCGCAGTTCTTCAGACCGAAATCCCAATACAATCCGATCCTTCGATACACCAGCACTAACCAGTTCCGTTGCTACTCCCTCTTCAGTACCATCACGTTGAATCCAAATTTTGCCATCAATAATATCAATGTGAATCAGACAACCGTGAACGCGACGAGTCACAGTAGGAGATAAATCATAGGCTGGTTCTCTTCCCAAAATCATCAACAAGTAACGGTCTTGTTCGCCGTCGAAAACTGTTTCAAATTGAATATTGCCAATGCTGAAAGGGATTTTTGTATGCTCAATCAGAATATTCCGAATTAATTGCCTGTACTGCTCCAAGGTATCCATCTGAAAATAACCTCTTGCTCTAGTTGAAATACAACGATATGGACTTTGTAATCCTCTATCAAAAGTTTAGCAATTGGTTCATCAAAGATATCAGCATATACTTCGTCACGAACGGCGAGATAGAGGACGCGATCGGGATTGGTTCTACTCATCACAGAACGGTATGCAAGATACTGTCCCAGCGCGTGTTCGAGATCAGTCATGTCCGATACACTGCGAAAAGTTTTAATCTCAACGGCTATCTGCTGTCCTTCCTTTTCAGCAGCAATCAATTTCTCTGCACCCAAGTCAACATACATATCCCTTTTTCCCCACTTCAAATGAAATGGATCGTCGGTAATCGTCCAGCCATCTTTGATTAGGGCATTTTTGACGTTCTGGTGGTAACGGTCTTTAGCTGGCATAAATTACTCGAATTACGTTAGCGTAGCGGTAGCGAGTCCGCGATCGCGAAGCGTTAGCGACGCTCGTGCGTCGCGTCATTACGAATTAGTACCTTCGACTTTTGCCACTTCCAGCATTGTCTTTAAAACCGAATCTGGATTCAGACTGATTGAATCAATTCCTAATTCAACCAAAAACTGGGCAAATTCTGGATAGTCGCTCGGTGCTTGTCCACAAATGCCGATTTTGCGATCGCATTTTTTCGCCGCTTCTATGGCCATTTTTACCATTCGTTTCACAGCTGGACTGCGTTCATCAAACAATCTGGCTACCAACGCCGAATCCCTATCTATCCCTAGCGTTAACTGAGTTAAATCATTAGAACCAATCGAGAAGCCATCAAATACCTCAGCAAATTCCTCAGCCAGAATAACGTTACTGGGCAACTCGCACATCACATAAACCTGCAAGCCGTTAACACCCTGCTTTAAACCATTTTTTGCCATCTCTGCTAAAACCAACCGCCCTTCATCGGGAGTACGACAAAACGGAATCATCGGGATAACATTTGTCAAACCCATTTCTTCGCGTACCCGTTTAATAGCATCACATTCTAGGGCAAAAGCTTCTCTGTAGCCTTCATCATAGTAACGCGCCGCCCCCCGCCAACCGAGCATTGGGTTTTCTTCATGGGGTTCAAACTGTCGCCCACCTAACAAATTAGCATATTCATTACTTTTGAAATCTGACATGCGCACAATTACTGGTTTGGGATAGAATGCCGCCGCAATTCTACCGATGCCTTGGGCTAATCTATCTACAAAATACTGGGGTTTATCGTCGTAAAGTGCGGTAATTTCAGCAATTTTAGCTTTGGCAAATTCATCTTTTAATAATTCATAATGAATCAACGCCATTGGATGAATTTGGATTTGGTTAGCGATGATAAATTCTGTCCGTGCTAAACCTACGCCATCGTTGGGAATTGCCGATAAACTTAATGCTTCTTGGGGATTACCCACATTCATTAAAATTTGAGTGCGGGTACGGGGTAAGTTCTCTAAAGGAACTTCTTCCACTTCAAAAGGTAATAAGCCTGGATAAACTTTTCCCTCTTCTCCTTCAGCGCAAGAAATTGTTACCTCTTGACCAGGTTTTAAAATTTCTGTAGCATTGCCGCATCCCACGATCGCAGGTACACCCAATTCTCGCGCGATGATTGCTGCATGGCAATTACAGACAATCACTGGTGTATATTTGCTGGTGAATACAACATAGTTAT contains:
- a CDS encoding XisI protein codes for the protein MDTLEQYRQLIRNILIEHTKIPFSIGNIQFETVFDGEQDRYLLMILGREPAYDLSPTVTRRVHGCLIHIDIIDGKIWIQRDGTEEGVATELVSAGVSKDRIVLGFRSEELRKDSEFAIA
- a CDS encoding element excision factor XisH family protein, translating into MPAKDRYHQNVKNALIKDGWTITDDPFHLKWGKRDMYVDLGAEKLIAAEKEGQQIAVEIKTFRSVSDMTDLEHALGQYLAYRSVMSRTNPDRVLYLAVRDEVYADIFDEPIAKLLIEDYKVHIVVFQLEQEVIFRWIPWSSTGN